One Longimicrobiaceae bacterium DNA segment encodes these proteins:
- the recO gene encoding DNA repair protein RecO, translating to MPLVTTRALVLQAFPYSETSKILRLFTWDHGVRSVMAKGALRPKSRFGGVLEPFTEGSASFYLKEGRDLHTLGGFDLVRSRQALGRSLAAFAGASLLVEIALRSATEEPHPALFEALVAAWDDIAAAAAAGADETERAVFAGVWTVVGLLGFEPQTDVCVSCGRVLEPDEAVRFDVQGGGVACTRCRPVGRIFDPAARAELRAMVRGEPVERLGSTGVHRALLRAFLEAQLAHDRPFRSLELFVRPAEP from the coding sequence GTGCCGCTGGTCACCACGCGCGCCCTCGTCCTCCAGGCGTTCCCGTACAGCGAGACCAGCAAGATCCTGCGCCTCTTCACCTGGGATCACGGCGTCCGCTCCGTGATGGCGAAGGGCGCGCTGCGGCCCAAGAGCCGCTTCGGCGGCGTGCTGGAGCCGTTCACCGAGGGCAGCGCGTCGTTCTACCTGAAGGAAGGGCGCGACCTGCACACGCTGGGCGGCTTCGACCTGGTCCGCAGCAGGCAGGCGCTGGGCCGCAGCCTGGCTGCCTTCGCGGGCGCCTCGCTGCTGGTGGAGATCGCCCTCCGCAGCGCCACCGAGGAGCCGCACCCGGCACTGTTCGAGGCGCTGGTCGCCGCCTGGGACGACATCGCCGCCGCGGCGGCCGCCGGGGCGGACGAAACGGAGCGGGCGGTGTTCGCCGGCGTGTGGACGGTCGTCGGCCTGCTCGGCTTCGAGCCGCAGACGGACGTGTGCGTCTCCTGTGGCCGCGTGCTGGAGCCGGACGAGGCCGTGCGGTTCGACGTGCAGGGCGGGGGAGTCGCCTGCACCCGCTGCCGCCCCGTGGGCCGCATCTTCGACCCCGCCGCGCGAGCCGAGCTTCGCGCGATGGTGCGCGGCGAGCCGGTGGAGCGGCTGGGGAGCACGGGCGTGCACCGGGCGCTGCTTCGCGCCTTCCTGGAGGCGCAGCTGGCGCACGACCGCCCGTTCCGCTCGCTGGAGCTCTTCGTCCGCCCCGCGGAACCGTGA
- a CDS encoding bifunctional nuclease family protein — MIKVRVQSLGLDQSTKSPVVILQEAGGERVLPIWIGPAEASAIAMEMAGMRFPRPLTHDLFPALIRGLGGTLTRVLITRVQENTYFAELVIQRGDEVFTVDARPSDSIAIALRTQSDLYADDELLTATTIEMHSPEPDETASDDDDESEGGEPKPKLNPEQLQEYLRKLNPEDLGRFNP, encoded by the coding sequence ATGATCAAAGTCAGGGTACAGAGCCTGGGGCTGGACCAGAGCACCAAGTCGCCCGTCGTCATCCTCCAGGAGGCGGGGGGCGAGCGCGTGCTGCCCATCTGGATCGGCCCGGCCGAGGCGAGCGCCATCGCCATGGAGATGGCGGGGATGCGCTTCCCGCGCCCGCTCACGCACGACCTCTTCCCCGCGCTCATCCGCGGGCTGGGGGGCACGCTCACGCGCGTGCTCATCACCCGCGTGCAGGAGAACACCTACTTCGCCGAGCTGGTGATCCAGCGCGGCGACGAGGTGTTCACGGTCGATGCGCGCCCGTCGGACTCCATCGCCATCGCCCTGCGCACGCAGTCGGACCTGTACGCCGACGACGAGCTCCTGACCGCCACGACCATCGAGATGCACTCGCCGGAGCCGGACGAGACGGCATCGGACGACGACGACGAGAGCGAGGGCGGCGAGCCGAAGCCGAAGCTCAACCCCGAGCAGCTCCAGGAGTACCTGCGCAAGCTCAACCCCGAAGACCTGGGACGCTTCAACCCGTGA
- the metK gene encoding methionine adenosyltransferase: MASNRQLFTSESVTEGHPDKIADQISDAVLDAILESDPTGRVACETLVTTGLAVVAGEITTDTYVDIPALVRGTLNGIGYTDASYGIGGNTCGVMVAIGKQSPDISQGVDVGGAGDQGMMFGFASDDTDVLMPLPIHLAHRLAERLSDVRKNGKLHWLRPDGKSQVTVEYEGDRPVRIDTVVISTQHAEDVTNEEIREEIIEKVIVPSLPAELLDLDSCTFHINPTGRFVIGGPHGDAGLTGRKIIVDTYGGMGRHGGGAFSGKDPTKVDRSAAYAARWAAKNIVAAGLARRCEIQLAYAIGVAEPVSVRVDTFGTGTVGDEAIEKAVRDVFDFRPGEIIKALDLRKPIYKPTAAYGHFGRQSVEAGNGTPVVLFPWERTDRADDLRTAAGQ, translated from the coding sequence GTGGCTTCGAACCGCCAGCTTTTCACCTCGGAGTCCGTGACCGAGGGACACCCCGACAAGATCGCCGACCAGATCTCGGACGCAGTGCTCGACGCGATCCTGGAGAGCGACCCCACCGGCCGCGTGGCCTGCGAGACGCTGGTCACCACCGGCCTCGCGGTCGTGGCGGGCGAGATCACCACCGACACGTACGTGGACATCCCCGCGCTGGTGCGCGGCACGCTCAACGGCATCGGGTACACCGACGCCAGCTACGGCATCGGCGGCAACACCTGCGGCGTGATGGTGGCCATCGGCAAGCAGAGCCCCGACATCTCGCAGGGTGTGGACGTGGGCGGCGCGGGCGACCAGGGCATGATGTTCGGCTTCGCGAGCGACGACACCGACGTGCTGATGCCGCTGCCCATCCACCTGGCGCACCGCCTGGCCGAGCGGCTGAGCGACGTGCGCAAGAACGGCAAGCTCCACTGGCTGCGGCCCGACGGGAAGAGCCAGGTGACGGTGGAGTACGAGGGCGACCGCCCGGTGCGCATCGACACCGTGGTCATCAGCACGCAGCACGCCGAGGACGTGACCAACGAGGAGATCCGCGAAGAGATCATCGAGAAGGTGATCGTCCCGTCGCTGCCGGCGGAGCTGCTGGACCTGGACTCGTGCACGTTCCACATCAACCCCACCGGCCGCTTCGTGATCGGCGGGCCGCACGGCGACGCGGGGCTCACGGGCCGCAAGATCATCGTGGACACGTACGGCGGCATGGGCCGGCACGGCGGCGGCGCCTTCAGCGGCAAGGACCCGACCAAGGTGGACCGCTCGGCGGCGTACGCGGCGCGGTGGGCGGCCAAGAACATCGTGGCGGCAGGCCTGGCGCGGCGCTGCGAGATCCAGCTGGCCTACGCCATCGGCGTGGCCGAGCCGGTGAGCGTGCGCGTGGACACGTTCGGCACCGGCACGGTGGGCGACGAGGCGATCGAGAAGGCGGTGCGCGACGTGTTCGACTTCCGCCCGGGCGAGATCATCAAGGCGCTCGACCTGCGCAAGCCGATCTACAAGCCCACCGCGGCGTACGGCCACTTCGGCCGCCAGTCCGTCGAAGCCGGCAACGGCACGCCGGTGGTGCTGTTCCCGTGGGAGCGCACCGACCGCGCGGACGACCTGCGCACGGCCGCGGGGCAGTAG